In the genome of Phaeodactylum tricornutum CCAP 1055/1 chromosome 18, whole genome shotgun sequence, one region contains:
- a CDS encoding predicted protein, producing DEVRVVKSGKERALETFQKHIKNLRGAMKARDYYLIQTEFDELTKAMIKAKQYLAEGVPRPLVRILVDLEDYAVERLKDKEQFKKLSARQGRALNRMKLTYKKHNKAYEVVMHAYRKNPIVSDDDEKSEPESDSAASSGSSSSSSSSSKNLTPAVLLRKVNEIASQRGRRGRDSRQLLRQLEALSRLSLKFGPRIEIPILMHVISAQFGLQRTLDDTMETATWKSCASYLQRIADVVDDGYKLVVESVDESDMSKLTDEEKKRISVVGSLPLHLTRLEEEYTKSLQRTSQHSSEYIVRLRDESKLVELLTRFQRYFEAEGMVTDAAALSMLHMEHIYYRHDSIAKQVDKAAIFYEIFGEAVMLHPACITADEAGKEKGDFEAFHPGAFQGKPNLEDTDDVNFTEVMSRLSSFVYKHGTDQAKTRAVICQIYHLALHDHFLDARDLLLMSHLQETIYNVGDVSTMVMFNRMMVTLGMCAFRLGRISDAHQCLSEICSNRVRELLAQGVNTGRFSDKTAEQEKAEKRRQIPYHQHINMDLLEACHLISAMLLEVPNMAQMAIDGDNGTRRNRVISRSFRKFHDQYNHQVFTGPPEQTRDFVMRASMALKKGDWKTCSDLTTNLDVWQLVPGEGVAEQIGQMLTEKIKLEALRTYLFSFSAQYDSLSLSQLCGMFEMSKSEVHSVVSKMIINRELYASWDQPTETIVLRKVEPTSLQVMALQFAEKASGLVEANERLLDSQSGAYG from the exons GATGAAGTACGCGTCGTAAAATCGGGAAAGGAACGTGCGTTGGAAACCTTCCAAAAGCACATCAAGAACTTGCGTGGCGCAATGAAAGCACGTGATTACTACCTGATTCAGACTGAATTTGATGAGCTCACCAAGGCGATGATCAAGGCTAAGCAATACTTGGCGGAAGGCGTTCCACGTCCCCTTGTGCGTATTCTGGTGGACTTGGAAGATTACGCTGTGGAGCGACTCAAGGACAAGGAACAGTTTAAGAAGCTTAGTGCCCGACAGGGTCGTGCCTTGAACCGGATGAAACTGACATACAAGAAGCACAACAAGGCGTACGAGGTCGTGATGCATGCTTACCGTAAGAATCCTATCGTGAgtgacgatgatgaaaaGAGCGAACCGGAGAGCGATAGTGCTGCTTCTTCTGGAAGCTCGTCGAGTTCAAGCTCTAGTAGCA AAAATTTGACTCCGGCTGTGCTCCTACGCAAGGTCAATGAGATTGCTTCCCAACGAGGACGCCGAGGTCGAGATAGTCGTCAGCTTTTGCGGCAATTGGAAGCGCTCTCGAGGCTGTCACTCAAGTTTGGACCACGTATCGAAATTCCCATTCTAATGCACGTGATCTCAGCGCAGTTTGGATTGCAGCGCACACTCGATGATACGATGGAGACAGCGACGTGGAAATCATGTGCGTCGTACTTGCAGCGTATTGCGGACGTTGTGGACGATGGTTACAAACTAGTTGTTGAAAGCGTCGACGAGAGTGACATG TCTAAGTTGACCGACGAAGAGAAAAAACGCATTTCGGTCGTGGGTTCCTTGCCTCTCCACCTTACCCGCCTCGAGGAAGAATACACGAAAAGCTTACAGCGCACTTCGCAACATTCGTCTGAATATATTGTACGCCTGCGCGATGAATCCAAACTAGTCGAGCTTTTGACGCGCTTCCAGAGGTACTTTGAGGCCGAGGGCATGGTAACCGATGCAGCCGCGTTGTCAATGTTGCACATGGAACATATATACTACCGTCATGACTCGATTGCAAAGCAAGTAGACAAGGCTGCCATATTCTATGAAATATTCGGTGAGGCCGTTATGCTTCACCCTGCATGTATTACCGCAGACGAAGCTGGTAAGGAAAAAGGCGACTTTGAGGCTTTCCATCCCGGTGCGTTCCAAGGGAAGCCAAACCTCGAAGATACTGACGATGTCAACTTCACCGAGGTCATGTCCAGGCTTTCCAGTTTTGTGTACAAGCATGGCACTGATCAGGCCAAGACCCGTGCTGTGATTTGTCAAATATATCACCTTGCGTTGCACGATCATTTTTTAGATGCTCGCGATTTGCTGCTGATGTCACACTTGCAGGAAACTATTTACAATGTAGGAGATGTCTCCACAATGGTTATGTTTAATCGCATGATGGTGACACTCGGTATGTGTGCATTCCGTTTGGGGCGTATCAGTGATGCCCATCAGTGCTTGTCTGAGATCTGCTCGAACCGTGTTCGCGAATTGCTTGCCCAGGGAGTGAACACTGGTCGGTTCAGCGACAAGACTGcagagcaagaaaaagccgAAAAGCGCCGGCAGATTCCCTATCATCAACATATTAACATGGACCTCCTTGAAGCTTGCCATCTGATCAGCGCAATGCTGTTGGAAGTTCCCAACATGGCACAAATGGCAATCGATGGCGACAATGGTACTCGCCGGAACCGTGTCATCTCCCGATCGTTTCGCAAGTTTCATGACCAGTACAACCATCAAGTTTTCACCGGTCCTCCAGAACAGACTCGCGACTTTGTCATGAGGGCATCCATGGCTTTGAAGAAAGGCGACTGGAAGACATGTTCTGATTTGACAACGAACCTTGATGTCTGGCAGCTGGTTCCAGGTGAAGGAGTGGCCGAACAAATTGGGCAAATGCTTACGGAAAAAATCAAGCTGGAGGCACTACGGACTTATTTATTCTCCTTTTCAGCCCAGTATGATTCCTTGTCGCTTAGCCAGCTTTGCGGTATGTTCGAAATGAGCAAGAGCGAAGTCCATTCGGTTGTCTCCAAGATGATTATCAATCGCGAGCTATACGCTAGCTGGGATCAACCAACGGAAACGATTGTCTTGCGAAAGGTTGAGCCTACCTCTTTACAAGTGATGGCCTTGCAATTTGCAGAAAAAGCTTCCGGTCTTGTCGAGGCCAACGAGCGTCTTCTGGACTCGCAAAGTGGAGCCTACGGA
- a CDS encoding predicted protein, giving the protein MQAVDEYTDYSCSTSIERLARDVETTLRNWHVHESDRHVSVRDKESQQLSPMQRGVSAATASVIASQTGNRHLPHEDVIRTTAISWNISYYRVDGMKISANVDLDLTLWDGPALRRTNLTSSATCFDATKSKHATKEGDLPYSLQRLSFLNELPHALFDDLSALFGIGQHITLTPKQPDHIDGDLLNHLAESLSQRHTQPRTAVPALLQVLSSWLQTALNMAVTSCQCILPVFGIWGCYRKKSTLLQQNNFTTHRGVLTPLWLRAIPEMEQTWQRYQNRQRKFRNRRSTVHVNTQHAAPIVAGHLLADESVAAKFSLQILPASLSTWNTTDRPLRWSTWARLLQRHTQTKEVALWVARHIYVWDKPQAYSRHRLLLEPNVSYDDLYNAWRRDRVQNANVNLTTESVDEYRAECRALVLDILDQAWGAKAKREPLWGPHDDPVAAVHVTVSWNDRSLGTDGEQPLLALPLKTRSKRNMTESDLIDAEQTMEESLLDPKKPSSFAVQVYYDHETPQTPLAATQRCVLAALIRTATLPEETMLSHLVDETLMDRWDGSAGNVVAMNLGNKAHVSQLTQALVAAMDWTHASEDMIETWQADEIIDSIMDGCLTLRFPSPPDVVFTDSAPPIDHAFKPILKSAYPGRLLSILFSHMARVRSPSSMARVWKMFVLELRRRWDARESLPNMTYIPGLDPPQNEANSKRCFSSIGVWASLSAQVNSSEPDPDDINCLIGQKLQVRAVTTIQKLGLSTVLTEKCSFAFQVFNLCLESAVASEIREVEQIEKRQRLESSDDTTINSFGLAPRTILKSTGTRAETFSQPGDAKPTNTLSSASRHSDAKQAATIATTRTLFHGSMVDGMPEIESPDRSLDDDTSTVLTCQFFDAEEVDEVLFSSNMSRVDMEKSSLGSIDHTQVRERKGARCPMKNINLLETGDQLYAPYLQRPYPLTDDVITQRRMMLLKQKSSGKASSTVLRRMEVAHLLQKPKLLSDMQAFKAANPNAIFQDFVNWYGNPRDPLEEYEESLSLALRPGTSDTIETKLDKAKEGIYVLSMTRDFWTGTWKEAKPLSASFQEPLFDATMTVEMMLDFLETLHPATLLCQIMAVNLTAAYFTLSISAGEATNIESVMAALEYLRGKVEQACQLISVDTTAGSGPREKGEDESKDVSCRIVSVESLSACENACVAIGEAEFIISKAKSLLHKFPGQYQFVECILKNPEGCVADLCGENGRRDILKAIVEQQQRVTGTTLSVPPVPFAREYVLRNYDETKPCQLAVRQSNIGLDGACNGLVLALGKCIRE; this is encoded by the coding sequence ATGCAAGCCGTGGACGAGTACACGGATTACTCGTGTTCTACGTCGATTGAACGCTTGGCGCGTGATGTGGAAACCACGCTACGCAATTGGCACGTACACGAAAGTGATCGGCACGTTTCCGTGCGCGACAAGGAGTCGCAACAGTTGTCCCCGATGCAACGTGGCGTTTCGGCTGCGACAGCAAGCGTTATCGCTAGTCAAACGGGTAATCGGCACCTTCCACACGAAGATGTCATTCGAACAACGGCGATTTCTTGGAATATCTCGTACTATCGGGTCGACGGTATGAAAATATCGGCCAATGTCGATTTGGATTTAACACTTTGGGACGGACCAGCTTTGCGGAGGACAAACTTGACCAGTAGTGCTACGTGTTTCGACGCGACCAAAAGCAAGCACGCGACAAAGGAAGGCGACTTGCCTTACAGCCTCCAACGGCTTTCGTTTCTGAATGAGCTCCCACACGCTTTATTCGACGACCTTTCGGCCCTGTTTGGTATTGGACAGCATATTACATTGACACCGAAGCAGCCGGACCATATTGATGGTGATCTGCTGAATCACCTGGCTGAATCATTATCGCAGCGGCACACGCAACCTAGGACTGCCGTTCCGGCACTCCTGCAGGTTCTGTCGTCGTGGCTACAGACCGCGTTGAACATGGCTGTGACGTCCTGTCAATGCATCCTACCCGTCTTCGGGATCTGGGGTTGCTATCGCAAGAAATCTACtctgcttcaacaaaatAATTTCACGACACATCGTGGGGTACTGACACCTCTCTGGCTACGAGCGATTCCAGAAATGGAACAGACTTGGCAACGTTATCAAAATCGGCAGCGCAAATTTCGGAATCGTCGCTCCACGGTTCACGTGAACACGCAACATGCTGCTCCCATTGTTGCAGGACACCTATTGGCTGATGAAAGCGTGGCTGCCAAATTTTCTTTGCAAATTTTACCGGCTTCTTTGTCGACTTGGAATACGACTGATCGACCGTTACGGTGGTCGACTTGGGCTAGACTGCTTCAGCGACATACACAGACGAAAGAGGTTGCTCTCTGGGTGGCTCGACACATTTATGTCTGGGACAAGCCCCAAGCATATTCCCGGCATCGTCTTTTACTCGAGCCAAATGTGAGTTACGATGACCTATATAACGCCTGGCGAAGAGATCGCGTCCAGAACGCTAATGTGAATCTCACTACGGAGAGTGTCGATGAGTACCGTGCGGAGTGCCGCGCCTTAGTTCTGGATATTTTAGACCAGGCCTGGGGCGCGAAAGCCAAACGCGAACCACTGTGGGGTCCACACGATGATCCCGTTGCGGCTGTGCACGTTACTGTTTCCTGGAACGATCGGTCCCTTGGTACCGACGGGGAACAGCCACTACTTGCCTTGCCACTCAAAACACGTTCCAAGCGGAATATGACAGAGTCGGACTTGATAGATGCAGAAcaaacaatggaagaatcCCTCTTAGATCCTAAAAAACCGAGTTCCTTTGCCGTCCAAGTCTACTACGATCACGAAACCCCGCAAACGCCATTGGCTGCCACACAGCGGTGTGTGTTGGCGGCTTTGATTCGCACTGCGACGCTTCCAGAAGAAACAATGTTGTCACATCTAGTGGACGAAACTTTGATGGACCGATGGGATGGTAGTGCTGGTAATGTTGTGGCCATGAATTTGGGTAACAAAGCCCATGTCAGCCAGTTGACGCAAGCACTGGTCGCTGCCATGGACTGGACGCACGCTTCTGAAGATATGATCGAAACTTGGCAGGCCGACGAGATTATTGATAGTATTATGGATGGATGCTTAACGCTTCGTTTTCCTAGTCCACCCGATGTCGTCTTTACTGATTCTGCTCCGCCTATTGATCATGCCTTCAAGCCGATCCTCAAGTCAGCCTATCCCGGGCGGCTTTTGTCGATTCTCTTTTCGCATATGGCCCGGGTCCGGTCACCTTCTTCGATGGCAAGAGTATGGAAGATGTTCGTATTGGAATTGCGGAGGCGATGGGATGCGCGGGAGAGCTTGCCCAACATGACTTACATCCCCGGGCTGGATCCACCACAAAATGAGGCCAACTCAAAACGATGCTTCTCGAGTATCGGAGTGTGGGCCAGCTTGTCGGCGCAAGTAAACAGCTCCGAACCAGACCCAGATGATATCAACTGTTTGATTGGACAAAAGTTACAGGTAAGGGCTGTCACAACGATTCAAAAATTGGGTCTATCTACTGTCCTAACGGAAAAGTGTTCTTTTGCTTTCCAGGTTTTCAACCTGTGTTTGGAGTCGGCTGTTGCATCAGAAATTCGTGAAGTTGAACAAATTGAAAAACGCCAGCGCTTGGAAAGTAGTGACGATACGACTATCAATTCGTTCGGACTTGCGCCGCGGACCATATTGAAGTCGACTGGTACGCGCGCTGAAACGTTTTCGCAGCCAGGGGATGCAAAGCCAACAAATACTCTATCTAGTGCGTCGAGGCACAGTGATGCCAAGCAAGCAGCAACGATTGCAACAACTCGAACTCTTTTTCATGGATCAATGGTAGATGGCATGCCAGAAATCGAATCACCAGACCGTTCTCTGGATGACGATACTAGCACCGTTTTAACATGTCAGTTCTTCGATGCGGAAGAAGTTGACGAAGTACTGTTTTCCTCCAATATGTCAAGGGTCGATATGGAGAAATCCTCACTTGGCAGTATCGACCATACCCAAGTACGTGAACGCAAAGGCGCAAGATGTCCGATGAAAAATATCAATCTGTTGGAGACTGGCGACCAGCTATACGCTCCCTATTTGCAGAGGCCCTACCCTTTGACTGATGATGTCATCACACAGCGACGGATGATGCTTTTGAAGCAGAAAAGCAGCGGGAAAGCAAGCAGTACTGTGCTGAGACGAATGGAAGTTGCGCACCTGCTGCAAAAGCCGAAGCTTCTCAGCGACATGCAAGCTTTTAAAGCTGCAAACCCGAATGCTATCTTTCAAGACTTTGTTAATTGGTATGGCAACCCGAGAGATCCGCTGGAAGAATATGAGGAATCATTGTCTTTGGCCCTGCGTCCTGGAACCAGCGATACCATCGAAACAAAGCTGGACAAGGCTAAGGAAGGAATTTATGTACTGTCTATGACACGTGATTTTTGGACTGGGACATGGAAAGAAGCGAAGCCACTATCTGCATCGTTTCAGGAGCCTTTGTTTGATGCAACTATGACCGTCGAAATGATGTTGGACTTCCTTGAAACGTTACACCCTGCTACTCTGCTTTGCCAAATAATGGCAGTAAATCTTACAGCTGCCTACTTTACTTTGAGCATCTCAGCTGGAGAAGCTACTAACATTGAAAGCGTAATGGCGGCACTGGAGTATCTCCGTGGGAAAGTGGAGCAAGCTTGTCAACTCATATCGGTGGATACTACTGCTGGAAGTGGGCCAAGAGAGAAAGGGGAGGACGAATCCAAGGATGTTTCCTGTCGCATTGTGTCGGTTGAGTCTCTCTCTGCTTGCGAAAATGCCTGCGTCGCTATTGGCGAAGCGGAGTTCATAATTTCGAAAGCCAAGTCGCTACTTCACAAGTTTCCTGGTCAATATCAGTTTGTCGAATGTATTTTGAAGAATCCCGAAGGATGTGTAGCTGATCTGTGCGGCGAAAATGGGCGTCGTGATATATTGAAAGCCATTGtagagcagcaacaacgcgTCACCGGAACGACTCTCAGCGTTCCGCCCGTACCCTTTGCGCGAGAGTACGTACTTCGAAACTACGATGAAACTAAGCCCTGCCAGCTTGCTGTACGTCAAAGTAATATTGGTTTGGACGGGGCATGTAACGGCTTAGTGCTAGCATTGGGCAAATGCATTAGAGAATAA
- a CDS encoding predicted protein, with protein sequence MSPPVVVEFRVPLASENDSMTHPHFRTTPHPTKQCKPEGCKNRSVTDTEALTTLESHRTDSPSRDPRNTLISMSVHGASSQPQGVADSDVNDPLDTESHATDNEQVTAADTQWLEICAEIRQDNQSVSLIQLESFQDCLERRERAAYNISQAFDHCQQGLETAVTGMIHNVAVPVHDTWQESLETLESDITRTLVSNHERRQQLLLALEASHAAWQMQYSSLVGKVLPQPPQVHPSSDIPDSCTTSCRELESPKAIVKHVDDGDKKEPNWTELAKYQPTRTNLELFLQGRDRWQHAHGRFAQALDEIYADLQSDNERILQTALDTHDSWQKTLDEQQHDIQLQLASNVVRRRELRRALQDSAKHTQGMFASLMARVMSCLPSQSDVSTDKASVNKKRKLESPARRSLTR encoded by the exons ATGTCTCCTCCCGTCGTTGTCGAGTTTCGGGTCCCCCTTGCCAGCGAGAACGACAGCATGACGCATCCGCACTTTCGGACAACCCCGCATCCGACCAAGCAATGCAAGCCCGAGGGGTGCAAAAACCGCAGTGTCACCGATACGGAGGCCCTGACTACGTTGGAGTCACACCGGACCGATAGTCCGAGTCGGGATCCGCGAAATACGCTGATATCTATG AGCGTCCATGGAGCGAGTTCGCAGCCTCAAGGTGTCGCCGATTCCGACGTCAACGATCCTCTCGATACGGAAAGTCATGCAACCGACAACGAGCAGGTCACGGCGGCCGATACCCAATGGCTCGAAATTTGCGCTGAAATTCGCCAAGACAATCAATCTGTCTCCTTAATACAACTTGAGTCCTTTCAAGATTGCTTAGAGCGTCGCGAACGAGCCGCTTACAATATTAGCCAAGCTTTTGACCATTGTCAGCAAGGACTGGAAACTGCCGTTACTGGCATGATCCACAATGTGGCCGTTCCCGTACACGACACTTGGCAAGAAAGTCTCGAGACGTTGGAATCCGATATAACGCGCACCCTTGTGTCCAATCACGAACGACGTCAACAGTTGCTGCTAGCTTTGGAAGCTTCCCACGCGGCTTGGCAAATGCAGTATTCTTCGTTGGTTGGAAAGGTTTTGCCGCAACCTCCACAGGTACACCCATCGTCAGACATACCGGATTCATGCACGACCTCGTGCCGTGAGCTCGAAAGCCCTAAAGCGATCGTAAAACATGTTGACGACGGTGACAAGAAGGAACCGAACTGGACAGAGCTCGCCAAGTATCAACCCACCCGTACCAACCTAGAACTCTTTTTGCAAGGCCGAGATCGTTGGCAGCATGCGCACGGCCGATTTGCGCAAGCACTGGACGAGATCTATGCCGACCTCCAATCGGACAATGAGCGAATTCTCCAAACCGCCTTGGATACGCATGATTCGTGGCAAAAGACATTGGACGAACAGCAGCACGACATTCAACTACAGTTGGCCTCCAACGTTGTGCGCCGACGAGAGCTTCGGAGGGCTTTGCAAGACTCAGCCAAGCATACCCAGGGAATGTTCGCGTCCCTAATGGCACGCGTAATGTCTTGTTTGCCTTCGCAATCCGACGTCTCAACGGATAAGGCATCAGTCAACAAGAAGCGTAAACTAGAATCTCCCGCCAGACGTTCGCTCACACGTTGA
- a CDS encoding predicted protein yields the protein MAENNSSSGIKVFLHINGSPQQSEKYSTNAIRIDRNSRSDGRVELNVLFPSMVGTSEAQLAAALISDAIEQLGRNVDVEMIQLSGLRFSKGGVDGLKAALSIHAFSVKHEVLTDIDFCKKLPGDQDALAAFSSIFAAFKLSGLNLSDNTIAGCVWRFWGSQSNLKETSILKWEMRNCMGRAEAAIVSKALQYETALPWQGLRDMAHDTLHSSGRCLGHLAMEGCNLASDNIASLGLCVRVGLDDQIIKFVSLSLGSTGDCLEWLDLTGNQIGTVGAKSLACLARTPKIAKRLQYLSLENNQIDKAGAVELLDAFGRIGSNKFDLNLKGNPCDMGAVALEIAASQCYTEQQNIDLLKGRDVLRNDIQQAQKNAQN from the exons ATGGCCGAAAACAATAGCAGCAGTGGCATTAAAGTCTTTCTTCATATAAATGGATCTCCCCAGCAATCTGAAAAATATTCTACCAATGCCATTCGAATCGATAGAAACAGCCGCTCTGATGGCCGCGTCGAGTTGAACGTTTTGTTTCCTTCTATGGTTGGTACCTCAGAAGCACAGCTTGCAGCCGCACTTATTTCCGACGCGATTGAGCAGCTCGGTAGAAATGTGGACGTAGAAATGATCCAACTTAGTGGGCTTCGTTTCTCAAAAGGAGGGGTCGATGGACTCAAAGCCGCTTTGTCTATCCATGCTTTCTCAGTGAAGCACGAAGTCTTGACAGACATcgatttttgcaaaaagcTGCCCGGCGACCAAGACGCACTTGCTGCTTTTTCGTCAATCTTCGCTGCTTTTAAGCTGAGTGGACTAAATTTGAGTGATAACACAATTGCGGGGTGTGTTTGGCGCTTTTGGGGGTCACAATCGAACTTGAAA GAGACATCAATATTGAAATGGGAAATGAGAAATTGCATGGGTCGGGCGGAAGCTGCAATCGTAAGCAAAGCCTTAC AATACGAAACGGCACTACCATGGCAAGGACTGAGAGACATGGCTCATGATACACTGCATAGTAGCGGTCGCTGTCTTGGACATCTAGCAATGGAAGGCTGCAATCTTGCGTCTGACAACATTGCATCGCTTGGGCTTTGCG TACGCGTGGGTCTTGATGATCAAATAATAAAGTTTGTTTCTCTCAGTTTGGGGAGTACTGGGGACTGCCTCGAATGGCTTGATCTGACTGGGAACCAGATCGGGACTGTTGGTGCGAAGTCGCTGGCGTGTCTAGCCCGTACACCTAAGATTGCGAAGCGTCTTCAGTATTTGTCACTGGAAAATAACCAAATTGACAAGGCTGGGGCAGTCGAATTGCTGGACGCATTTGGACGCATTGGATCAAACAAATTTGATCTAAACTTAAAGGGCAATCCATGTGACATGGGTGCAGTTGCACTTGAGATTGCAGCCAGTCAATGCTATACGGAGCAGCAAAATATTGATCTACTCAAAGGAAGGGATGTTTTACGTAACGACATCCAACAAGCCCAGAAGAACGCACAGAACTAA
- a CDS encoding predicted protein gives MRFPCLLLVVSAVLSLSKAEEQQKSNGTRRTRQLKLSEAESFLHAEQLLWSGSGRHTQEDAFLSFETSSPTPITSVSFTDFPSIAPVANSAPTVSSSKYPTQVPIRSTDPYPGTSATEQPTNFICDGFNRSDILLGLLQSVTSEDLLLNRSLPQGQAFLWLLDTDITTDPCIYPSVKQRYSVAVIYFALGGNNGASWIESTGWLSSMEECDWARVNCDEKGGVTGLQLGRNNLTGMIPKEISELTALQALVMNDNTIEGPLPETIGSLRNLTDLDLEDNFLEGNPLLTLSSLKKLRSLRLSFNSFDGSVPSSIGGWNELQEMWMAGNFFRGELPTEIGLIGNQLSSLFIYENELEGTLPSELGNLGLSEFLGQANMFEGSIPQELFRNFDLVVLRLDQNKLTGTVSNAIGGLNNLQDLRLNLNSLSGNLPILLYGLSNIQNLLLSNNRFDGQIRNAFGNWNALDFADFAQNRFTGFIPPSLFEAESLRILYLNNNLLQGPIPLNFGKPRKLRDLYLNSNILTGEIPSIPTGSLLNLSEFLLQDNQLQGITMPPSVCSLIEQDGELEDLWADCLDTDDVDCQCCTQCF, from the exons ATGAGATTTCCTTGTTTGCTCCTTGTTGTTTCGGCTGTATTGTCTCTAAGCAAGGCGGAAGAACAACAGAAAAGTAACGGTACAAGGCGGACCCGTCAGTTAAAACTCAGCGAAGCAGAATCATTTCTTCATGCTGAACAGTTACTGTGGTCGGGATCGGGACGACATACCCAAGAGGATGCTTTTCTCAGCTTTGAAACCTCTTCCCCGACTCCAATCACTTCAGTCTCGTTTACTGATTTTCCATCCATAGCTCCGGTCGCTAATTCTGCGCCGACTGTTTCATCATCTAAATATCCCACTCAGGTTCCGATCCGATCGACTGATCCATATCCCGGAACGTCTGCCACAGAGCAACCGACAAACTTTATCTGCGACGGTTTTAATCGTTCAGATATTCTTCTCGGACTTTTGCAATCAGTAACTTCAGAGGATCTTTTGCTAAACAGATCCCTGCCTCAAGGCCAAGCCTTTTTGTGGCTACTCGACACTGATATTACAACAGACCCTTGCATATACCCATCTGTTAAGCAACGATACTCTGTTGCAGTGATCTATTTTGCATTAGGAGGCAACAATGGGGCGAGTTGGATTGAAAGTACGGGCTGGTTGTCGTCCATGGAGGAATGCGACTGGGCACGCGTGAACTGTGACGAAAAAGGCGGAGTCACTGGCCTCCAACTAG GTAGAAACAACCTCACGGGGATGATTCCGAAAGAAATTTCAGAATTGACTGCGTTGCAGGCGTTAGTTATGAACGACAACACCATAGAGGGTCCGCTTCCAGAGACCATTGGCAGTTTACGTAATCTGACAGATCTAGACCTGGAAGACAATTTTCTAGAAGGTAACCCTTTGCTCACGCTATCTTCACTCAAGAAGCTACGCAGTCTTCGATTATCATTCAACTCTTTCGATGGTTCGGTACCTTCATCAATTGGTGGCTGGAATGAGCTGCAGGAGATGTGGATGGCTGGCAACTTTTTCAGAGGAGAACTTCCTACGGAAATCGGCTTGATTGGGAATCAATTAT CATCCCTCTTTATTTACGAAAACGAATTGGAGGGTACGCTCCCGTCCGAGCTCGGCAACTTGGGACTTTCTGAATTCCTGGGTCAGGCAAATATGTTCGAAGGCAGTATTCCCCAGGAGCTGTTTAGAAACTTTGATCTTGTGGTACTACGACTTGACCAAAACAAGCTTACGGGAACTGTGAGCAACGCGATTGGTGGTTTGAACAACCTCCAAGATCTACGTTTAAACCTTAACTCATTGTCTGGAAATCTTCCAATATTGCTCTATGGGCTGAGCAATATAC AAAATCTGCTTTTGAGCAACAATCGCTTCGATGGACAGATTCGCAATGCGTTCGGAAACTGGAATGCTTTGGATTTCGCAGATTTTGCACAGAATAGGTTCACAGGGTTTATCCCACCAAGCTTATTCGAAGCCGAATCGCTTCGAATTCTATACCTTAACAACAACCTGCTGCAAGGACCAATCCCCTTAAATTTCGGCAAACCTCGAAAGCTCCGTGATCTTTATTTGAACAGCAATATTTTGACCGGAGAGATTCCTTCAATCCCTACAGGAAGTTTGTTGAACTTATCTGAGTTTCTTTTGCAAGACAACCAACTCCAAGGCATCACAATGCCTCCTTCTGTTTGTTCTTTGATCGAGCAAGATGGCGAACTAGAGGATCTGTGGGCTGACTGCCTTGATACTGATGATGTTGATTGTCAATGTTGTACCCAATGCTTTTAA